The Salvia splendens isolate huo1 chromosome 21, SspV2, whole genome shotgun sequence genome includes a window with the following:
- the LOC121783958 gene encoding AP2-like ethylene-responsive transcription factor AIL1: protein MASMNNWLGFSLSPQELQDHQQHPQTSHIPNFNSDEISTTQISEESCFDHHLTSDSPIPSLNLPAPPFGIMEAFNRNNPNQEWNMSINTYSCSSQNLEDQNRPKLENFLGVHQENSYNIYQENEATSNPNPNPNTTTSTIGLSMITNWLRNNPTPPHAAETKTAPPPSAASSQSLSLSISQSTTPLPSDTKLATESQTVVSASATVAIESVPRKSIDTFGQRTSIYRGVTRHRWTGRYEAHLWDNSCRREGQTRKGRQVYLGGYDKEDKAARAYDLAALKYWGTTTTTNFPMSNYEKEIENMKHMTRQEYVASLRRKSSGFSRGASMYRGVTRHHQHGRWQARIGRVAGNKDLYLGTFSTEEEAAEAYDIAAIKFRGLNAVTNFEINRYDVKSILESTTLPIGGAAKRLKDAEKAEMALTLQRANESHLAESYAATTTPWPTIAFQQPQPLIYPYGAAHQRLWCKPEHDVDVYSEINHHHHLTHNFLQPNSVLHNMMGLDSSSIEGANGVVFGNGSTVIVDGNQNGFLGHELGNSKNLDYEAMNFYYQNQQSSGVNQGAAAAGNWIPTGVPARGSNMAAAGHGASTFTVWNDT, encoded by the exons atggcTTCCATGAACAACTGGCTaggcttctctctctctcctcaagAGCTCCAAGATCATCAACAACACCCACAAACCTCACACATACCTAATTTCAACTCAGATGAAATCTCAACCACACAAATTTCTGAGGAATCTTGCTTTGATCATCACCTCACCTCAGATTCCCCCATCCCCTCTCTGAATCTCCCTGCCCCCCCTTTTGGCATCATGGAAGCTTTCAACCGAAACAATCCCAATCAAG aatGGAATATGAGCATCAACACATACTCATGCAGCAGCCAGAATCTAGAGGATCAAAACCGCCCAAAGCTGGAGAATTTCCTCGGTGTTCATCAAGAAAACAGCTACAATATCTACCAAGAAAATGAAGCCActtcaaatccaaatccaaatccaaacaCCACCACCAGCACTATTGGCCTTTCCATGATCACAAACTGGCTCAGAAACAACCCCACCCCACCGCATGCAGCCGAGACCAAGACGGCGCCGCCCCCTTCCGCCGCCTCATCTcaatcactctctctctcaatctctcaaTCAACCACACCTCTACCTTCCGACACCAAATTAGCAACTGAGAGTCAAACTGTTGTTTCTGCTTCAGCCACTGTTGCAATAGAATCAGTGCCAAGAAAGTCCATTGATACATTCGGACAAAGGACTTCTATTTACCGAGGTGTAACGAG GCATAGATGGACAGGGAGATATGAGGCGCATTTGTGGGATAACAGTTGCAGAAGAGAGGGACAGACTCGTAAAGGAAGGCAAG TCTACTTGG GAGGTTATGATAAAGAAGATAAGGCTGCCCGTGCTTATGATTTAGCTGCACTCAAATATTGGGGAACTACCACAACTACAAATTTTCCA ATGAGTAACTATGAGAAAGAGATAGAGAATATGAAGCATATGACAAGGCAAGAGTATGTAGCATCATTGAGAAG AAAAAGCAGTGGTTTCTCTAGAGGTGCATCCATGTATAGAGGTGTTACAAG ACACCACCAACATGGGAGATGGCAAGCAAGAATTGGGAGAGTAGCTGGAAACAAAGACCTCTACTTAGGAACTTTCA GTACGGAAGAGGAAGCTGCAGAAGCCTACGACATCGCGGCGATCAAATTCCGCGGCCTAAACGCCGTTACCAACTTTGAAATAAACCGTTACGACGTCAAGAGCATTCTAGAGAGCACCACTCTCCCCATCGGCGGCGCGGCCAAGCGCCTCAAAGACGCGGAGAAGGCCGAGATGGCTCTCACCCTCCAGCGAGCGAACGAGTCGCACCTCGCCGAGAGCTACGCTGCCACAACCACACCATGGCCCACGATCGCCTTCCAGCAGCCCCAGCCGTTGATCTACCCCTACGGAGCCGCCCATCAACGGCTCTGGTGCAAGCCGGAGCACGACGTTGATGTTTACAGCGAGatcaaccaccaccaccacctcacTCACAATTTCCTCCAGCCGAATTCGGTTCTCCACAACATGATGGGGTTGGATTCGTCATCGATTGAAGGAGCAAACGGCGTCGTTTTCGGGAATGGATCAACGGTGATTGTTGATGGAAATCAGAATGGATTTCTAGGGCACGAATTGGGGAATTCGAAGAATCTGGATTATGAGGCGATGAATTTCTATTACCAGAATCAGCAATCGAGTGGTGTGAATCAAGGCGCCGCGGCGGCGGGGAATTGGATTCCGACCGGGGTTCCGGCGAGGGGGAGTAATATGGCGGCGGCGGGGCATGGGGCTTCGACGTTTACTGTGTGGAATGATACATAG